ACCAGGCGAAGGCTTTCCATCCTGCGTAAGGTAAATGCCATTCTCCTTGAAGAGATAAGGGGGAATAACCTCTACCGTAAGTTATGGCAGTCCTTTGCCGTCCTCCTGCCGCTGAGGACGGTGGGGATTATGGGGGATCAGAGAACTTATGAGCATGTCGTGGCTATACGCGCCGTAACGAGTGACGATGCCATGACGGCGGACTGGGCCAGGCTGCCCTATGACCTTCTCGGCAGGATTTCTAACCGCATCATCAATGAGGTGAGGGGTGTAAACCGGGTCGTCTATGACATCAGTTCAAAACCGCCCAGTACGATTGAGTGGGAGTAATCTTTTTTTGAGATGAGATGATAGATGACGGGAAATTAAGTATAGCGTTCGCAGAATTCAGCATGATTTTCACCATAGAATACCTTTTTATTTGAACAGGTTAAGCAAGAATCAGGCATGGTATGATAGGTAGAATTATCCTATCATGATATTATTTTTCTGTCTATTATCTGTTAGGGCACAGTAAGAAACAACCGAACGGAGGATATATGCGATTACAATTGACAGCGGTTTTTGAGAAGGTCCCATTGGGCTACATCGCCTATGTTGAAGAACTGCCCGGTGCAAATACGCAGGGGCGTACCCTGGAAGAAGCCCGATCCAATCTCTTTGAAGCGGTTGAGATGACCATTGAGGCCAACCGGAATCTGTTCGAAGAGGAAATCCGGGATAAGGTATTGATTAAAGAACCCTTCGCAGTGCTGACTGCATGAAGCGGGAAAAACTTATCAAACACCTGCGGTTGCATGGATGCGAATTCCTACGGGAAGGTGGCAACCACACCGTTTTCGTCAATCACCGAGAGAAAAAGGCTTCGACCGTACCCAGGCATCGGGAGATTGATGAAGGTCTCTGCCTCAAAATATGTAGGGATCTGAATATTCCAAAGCCCTAACCAGTCATTCAAGCCGACCGGGAATTCCTTCTGTGGCTTACAACATCATCTCCGGCCCGGCGGCTTAACTCTACGTTAGCATCGAATAATTCTGGAGGTAAAATATGCCATCCTTAATCATCCATGCACCCGAATACCAAGTTCGCGAAGGTGCAAAGAGCTTCGAAGACACTTTTAGAACAGGCATAGGAGAGGCATATGCTCTCAATAGCTCAATATTGCGACAAGTTTTCCTAGAGGGGATGATACGTCCCGGCTGGCGAGTTGTGTTGTTATGCAAAGACAGAAGACGTAGGGCTGAGGGCGAACTCGTCAGGCTTGAACCTGCAATAAGAGATGGCAGACCATGGTTTACGAACAACCATATTCGGAGATATGATGTCTACGTAGAAAACTTCGAGATGGTCCCATATAGACCTGAAGCACTCAACCGGAATGGGGTAGCGGTTATCTGATTTTGCAGATGCTAACCAGTCACTCCAGCCGACCGCCTATGGCGGCGGCTGAGCTTGGCGTGTGTGCCGGGCATGGCACGGGACTAACGGGGTGCAAGTCCCCGAACCAGGTTATCGCGGAGCCGAAGGTTAGGAGAAGGGCAAGGGCGTCGTCGTGAGGCGGGGTCTGGAGGAAGCCCAATCCAAAAGTGCGGGGCGACGAACAGGAACCGGATATGAGGTGTGGTACGTTCGGGGCGAGCGGGCACGTGACTGCGA
The DNA window shown above is from Syntrophales bacterium and carries:
- a CDS encoding type II toxin-antitoxin system HicB family antitoxin, producing the protein MRLQLTAVFEKVPLGYIAYVEELPGANTQGRTLEEARSNLFEAVEMTIEANRNLFEEEIRDKVLIKEPFAVLTA